From a region of the Butyrivibrio sp. AE3004 genome:
- a CDS encoding methyl-accepting chemotaxis protein, translated as MSEAPVKIKRTGKIRNRLLIFIVPIVVITIVVLVFIASTLSKKRMSELATANLNSSISNQADNIVSWLDENLQFFTTAKQTIEGLNPNDSDLQTILDSYYGFNKNSPEGLYIGTASGEFIKSTNSILEEADPTSSEWYKQGITRVNMQYGTAYKNAEGENVISASGIVNYGDDTIKVLSADVTLDKISIIVNSGVKMDKASSFLVDTNDNTILAHRDKSLVSTTLSADNSSKLLSGVAESIANEDYDTKEIGTYVVAFKQIEGTDWILVSYIAQDIILSSVQELANYLLITGVIAVIIIILLILYVVSRVIAPLAGITKSIHSMSEGDFTINVESESNDEIGVMSGKIAEFVESMRHMLSSISEESEKLKQESETSDTVSKNMYDASQSQAEAMQQLNDTVDQLAVAVGDIAENATTLATVVADTRENSERADESMKETVKISQKGREDMEKLSHAMEGIQAANSKLVDSINEVGTASEEITNIVSMIAEIAEETNLLSLNASIEAARAGEAGKGFAVVATQIGKLAQTSSESATNISNLISDVHRLIDEAVGQANASAESIERNSELIRVAVDTFDQIFNNIQASNDCIKEMIRDVQKVDDVATNVAAISEEQAASADEILATSQNMVEQAKNISRHSEDVANNSHELASTSDTLSSHVQQFKI; from the coding sequence ATGAGTGAAGCACCCGTAAAGATCAAAAGAACCGGGAAGATAAGGAACAGACTTCTTATCTTCATTGTGCCCATTGTGGTCATTACTATTGTGGTTCTTGTCTTTATCGCATCCACGCTGTCAAAAAAGCGTATGAGTGAACTGGCAACAGCCAATCTGAACTCATCCATTTCCAATCAGGCGGATAATATCGTATCCTGGCTGGATGAAAATCTGCAATTTTTCACAACCGCAAAACAGACCATAGAAGGTCTAAATCCAAATGATTCCGACCTTCAAACTATTCTTGACTCTTACTATGGATTTAATAAGAATTCACCGGAAGGACTCTATATCGGAACCGCTTCAGGTGAGTTCATAAAGTCCACAAATTCCATTCTTGAAGAGGCTGATCCCACTTCCTCAGAGTGGTATAAACAGGGTATTACAAGAGTAAACATGCAGTATGGTACTGCTTATAAAAATGCCGAAGGCGAAAACGTTATAAGCGCTTCCGGAATTGTTAACTATGGCGATGATACCATAAAGGTTCTTTCGGCAGATGTTACACTTGATAAAATCAGTATCATCGTTAACTCCGGTGTAAAAATGGATAAGGCAAGTTCCTTCCTTGTTGACACTAACGATAATACAATACTTGCACACAGAGACAAATCTCTTGTATCAACCACGCTTTCTGCAGACAACAGTAGTAAGCTTCTTAGCGGTGTTGCCGAGTCCATAGCAAACGAAGATTATGACACAAAGGAAATCGGTACTTACGTAGTAGCTTTTAAGCAAATAGAAGGAACTGACTGGATACTGGTTTCCTACATAGCACAGGACATTATCCTTTCCAGCGTTCAGGAGCTTGCCAACTATCTCCTTATCACAGGTGTTATTGCGGTTATAATTATCATTCTCCTTATACTCTATGTAGTAAGCAGAGTAATCGCACCTCTAGCAGGAATCACAAAGAGCATCCATTCCATGAGTGAAGGTGACTTTACTATTAACGTTGAATCCGAAAGCAACGACGAAATCGGAGTAATGAGCGGAAAGATAGCCGAATTTGTTGAAAGCATGCGTCATATGCTTTCAAGTATCAGCGAAGAATCCGAAAAGCTCAAACAGGAATCCGAGACCAGTGATACCGTATCAAAGAATATGTATGATGCTTCCCAGTCTCAGGCTGAAGCCATGCAGCAGTTAAATGATACTGTTGACCAGCTGGCTGTAGCCGTAGGCGATATAGCAGAAAACGCAACCACACTTGCCACAGTAGTAGCAGACACCAGAGAAAACTCCGAAAGAGCTGATGAGTCCATGAAGGAAACCGTTAAGATTTCCCAAAAGGGCCGCGAAGATATGGAAAAACTGTCACATGCAATGGAAGGCATACAGGCTGCAAACAGCAAGCTTGTTGATTCCATCAACGAAGTCGGAACTGCTTCTGAAGAAATCACAAATATTGTAAGCATGATCGCAGAGATTGCGGAAGAAACCAATCTCCTGTCCCTTAACGCTTCCATCGAGGCAGCCCGTGCAGGCGAAGCCGGTAAAGGCTTTGCTGTAGTCGCTACACAGATTGGAAAGCTTGCACAGACCAGTTCGGAAAGTGCAACCAACATTTCAAATCTTATATCTGATGTTCACAGACTTATCGATGAAGCTGTCGGACAGGCAAACGCAAGTGCCGAAAGTATAGAAAGAAACAGTGAACTTATCCGTGTAGCAGTTGATACTTTTGATCAAATATTTAATAATATTCAGGCATCCAATGATTGCATTAAAGAAATGATACGAGATGTTCAGAAAGTTGATGATGTAGCAACCAATGTCGCTGCTATCTCCGAAGAACAGGCAGCCAGCGCTGATGAGATACTGGCAACCTCACAAAATATGGTTGAACAGGCGAAGAACATTTCCAGACACAGTGAAGATGTGGCAAACAATTCTCACGAACTTGCAAGCACATCCGACACGCTTTCTTCTCATGTTCAACAGTTTAAGATTTAA
- a CDS encoding substrate-binding domain-containing protein — MKKNIFSKIISIAAVCMLTIGTLSGCGKGASSSSSGGSGGKILWIITDVDDTFRKNLSDNIVSQASAQGVSLDMVETGGDLETEVDLITSAKSKGYSAIICRPSDNSTALQLNVASNDIPIIYVNNQPADEHLTADKYIYVGSYERQAGQYQAEYVIKKLGKGAMNVIIFEGEKGHSATINRTAGVKKTLKENGVNANYVFVDYANWSDQEAAERFSVFMKTGQTVDAIFCNNDTMALGAVEALKEFGLDYSNIPVCGVDATADGCASIAAGEMAFTVLQSAEGQAAKAVEAAKILGSGGTLKDVEGTTKDHKYIWVDFEPVDKSNVSKYQ; from the coding sequence GTGAAGAAAAATATCTTTTCAAAAATCATAAGCATTGCTGCGGTGTGCATGCTGACCATAGGTACTCTTTCAGGATGTGGTAAGGGAGCCTCCTCTTCGTCTTCCGGAGGAAGCGGTGGAAAAATCCTCTGGATTATTACGGATGTCGATGATACCTTCAGAAAAAATCTTTCTGATAACATCGTATCCCAGGCAAGCGCCCAGGGTGTATCGCTCGATATGGTGGAAACAGGTGGCGACCTCGAAACTGAGGTTGACCTTATCACAAGTGCAAAGTCAAAGGGCTACAGTGCGATAATCTGCCGTCCCTCCGATAATTCGACAGCACTACAGCTGAATGTGGCATCCAATGATATTCCTATCATTTATGTTAACAACCAGCCGGCTGACGAGCATCTTACAGCAGACAAGTACATTTACGTAGGTTCCTATGAGCGCCAGGCAGGTCAGTATCAGGCAGAATATGTCATCAAAAAACTCGGAAAAGGTGCAATGAATGTTATCATCTTTGAAGGTGAGAAAGGTCATTCCGCAACAATAAACAGAACTGCAGGTGTAAAAAAGACACTGAAGGAAAACGGTGTAAATGCCAATTATGTTTTCGTTGACTATGCAAACTGGTCAGACCAGGAAGCTGCCGAAAGATTTTCGGTTTTCATGAAAACGGGACAGACTGTGGATGCAATCTTCTGCAATAACGACACAATGGCTCTCGGAGCCGTTGAAGCGCTTAAGGAATTTGGTCTTGATTATTCCAACATTCCGGTTTGCGGCGTGGATGCTACTGCTGACGGCTGTGCATCAATCGCAGCAGGTGAAATGGCATTTACGGTACTTCAGAGTGCTGAAGGCCAGGCAGCAAAGGCTGTCGAAGCAGCCAAGATCCTCGGAAGCGGCGGAACATTAAAGGATGTCGAAGGAACAACCAAGGATCATAAATATATCTGGGTTGATTTTGAGCCGGTAGATAAATCCAATGTAAGTAAATATCAGTAA